The Xanthomonas rydalmerensis genomic interval ACAGACGCAGGTGGCGAGCAGGCTGTCCACGCGCATCGACGGCGGCTTCGGGCGCAGCGGTGTCGAACTGCCGCGGCTGGTCGCCAAGGTGCAGTGCGGCGCGGGCGGCAGCGGCTTCGCCGTCGCGCAGGAAGCGCACCCGGACGCCCAAGCGCTCGGACTGCTGAACCTGACCGGCGCGGAGGTGCGCTTCCACTGCCGGTTCCTGTGTACGCCGTTCGAGTGCGTGATGAACGTGCCGCCGCAAGCGACGCACCTGCTGCGCCTGGGCCACGTTCAGCTGACGGTGACGGTCGATGGGTTGACGACCGCAGGGCTGCCTTTGCTGCCGTGGCGCAGTAGCGCCGCCACCATCGAACCGTCCCACGACAGCGGCGAGCCGCGCTTGCAGTGGTCGCCGGCCGGACCTTGATCCATTCCTTCCTTGCCGTCGGAGCGACACCATGGACAAACAGATGCTCAGCTTCACCAGCGCGGTTCCCGCGGACCAAGTGCTGACGTACGCGCTCAAGGACAGCACGCCGGGGGCGAGCCCGATCAGATTCTCGCTGGCCTGCGACGGGACGATGGAGTACGACTGCGGCCATGACATCCCGCCATGGACGGTCGACTACTACGTCAACGAGAACAAACGCAACGGGAAGCTGCTCTCCAACGGCCAATGTCAGGTGCCGCAGGCCGGTTCGCTGATCTCCGTGGACGACGGCCATCACTGCGTGATCGGTCCGCCAGCGCCGTCTGCGCTGGCCGGCGAGTCGTTCGCTCCCATCGATGGCGTGCCCGCAACCGGGGAGAACGCGCTCCTGCCGGCGCTGCCGCAGGTGCTGTCGACCGCTGCGCCGGGCGAGCCGGCAATCGGATTCGCGCCAGCGCATGCCGATGCCGCGCCCACCGTCGCGCCGCCGCGCCTGCGTGCCGACATCGCCGGGTATGTGCAACAGGCGCAGGTGCAGACGCAATGGTGTTGGGCCGCGGTCGCGTCGTCGGTGGCGACCTTCTATGCGCCGCCGCCCAATCCCGAGTTCAGCCAATGCTGGCTGGCCTGCTGGGCAACCGGTGCCGACACCTGCTGCGCCGACGGCGGCAGTGCCGCGTGCAATCAGCCGCAGTTGCAGAGCCAGGCATTGCAGCACGTGGGTCATCGCCGTGCCTCCAGCGCCGGCCGGTTGTCGTTTGCTGAAGTCCGCGCAGAGATCGATGCGCTGCGGCCGATTGCGGTCACCGTGCTCTGGGCCCGAGGCGGCGGTCATGCGCTGGTGATCACCGGTTACAGCACGTTGCAGAGCAGGCCGTACGTCACCGTGCAGGATCCGTCTGGTGCGGCCACCGCGCTGGTCGCCCTGGACGACTTCCCCATCGGCGGCAGCTGGAACTGGACCGTCACCACCCGCGCTTGAATTCGGAGTTCCCCTCATGAAGATCGTTCCCAATCCGAACCTGCCGGATGCAACGGCGCAGGTCGTGGCGCTGGTCGCCGACGCGCTGGCGGCGGCGGTCGCGCCGCCAGGCCTGCAAGGCGTGAGTGCCGAGCAGATCGGTATCGAGACACCGCACGCGATCCTGGAACTCGCACTGCAGGACCTGGCCGACGGCCGCGGTCTGGACAGCGCGACGCGTACCGGGCTGCGCTATCTGCTGCGCAACCCCAAGGCCGCGGACGCGATCGCGGCAGTGGCCGATGTCGGCATCGGCCGCAGCAATCCGGCGGCGCTGTGGGTCAAGTCGCTGAGCCATGGCGCCTGGTCGAGCCGACTGGCCAGTGCACTCGCGCGGATGGCCGCGTATCCGGCGCCGGAGACAGCCGGCAGCGTCGAGCTGGCGCTGTTGCGCTGCCGCGGCGTGAATGTCGAGGCGTTGGTGGCCCTGCCCACCGCCGGCGGCCACGCGATGGTGTTCCCGTTCATCAGCGCTGTCCCCGCGGTGCAAGGCGGCGCCTACCGGGAATCGGCCTTCTTCGACGCGCTGTGGCCGGAAGCCCGACGCGCGCAGCGGGTGTTCGCCCGGTCGCGCCCCGACGAGGAATCGTTTGTCGGCTGATCGTCTCGCCCCGCAGCGGCGCCATCGCCGTCGCCGCTGCGGCGTGCCCGTTTGACTTCTCCCACGTGGATCGCTCATGTCCCTGTCTGCCGACACCCTCGTCTCCGCGCCCTCCGCAGTGCCTACGGACGCGCCGCATCGCCACCTGTGGCAGCACGCGGCGCGCGCCGGATTCCAGGTGCAGGTGACGTGGTCCTGGCGCGAGGAAGGGCGTGGCGTCGAAGGCGAGGTGCGCGATCTGCGCGGCGGCGAGGCCGTCGCCTTCGCGCTGAGCCTGGCGGAGGGTGCGCAC includes:
- a CDS encoding papain-like cysteine protease family protein; the protein is MLSFTSAVPADQVLTYALKDSTPGASPIRFSLACDGTMEYDCGHDIPPWTVDYYVNENKRNGKLLSNGQCQVPQAGSLISVDDGHHCVIGPPAPSALAGESFAPIDGVPATGENALLPALPQVLSTAAPGEPAIGFAPAHADAAPTVAPPRLRADIAGYVQQAQVQTQWCWAAVASSVATFYAPPPNPEFSQCWLACWATGADTCCADGGSAACNQPQLQSQALQHVGHRRASSAGRLSFAEVRAEIDALRPIAVTVLWARGGGHALVITGYSTLQSRPYVTVQDPSGAATALVALDDFPIGGSWNWTVTTRA